A single Nocardioides bizhenqiangii DNA region contains:
- a CDS encoding MlaD family protein, which yields MALTLDKKTTGDLVRLLIFMITTGLATGLLVITIGNISFGATTTYKAEFVDATGVVNGDDVRVAGVKVGTVKDIEIIKNNRALVTFTVDAETRLDDATHATIRFRNLIGQRYIALTQEGQPGDELEEEDTIPVARTQPALDLTVLFNGFKPLFEALSPDDINKLSYEIVQVFQGEGGTLESLLSSTASLTQTLADRDQVIGELLDNLTHVLDHVADRDEQLGQLIVSFQDLVSGLKEDRQAILSSLDGISSLAVETAGLIDDIREPFVRDIKVARELLARLDRQKGEIDRVLQVMPIKINKYGRTGTYGSWFNFYLCHFKGEIQIGGDVVVPIPYSTNAGRCSLP from the coding sequence ATGGCGCTCACGCTCGACAAGAAGACGACCGGCGACCTCGTCCGGCTGCTGATCTTCATGATCACCACCGGCCTGGCGACCGGCCTGCTGGTGATCACGATCGGCAACATCTCCTTCGGCGCCACGACGACCTACAAGGCCGAGTTCGTCGACGCGACCGGCGTCGTCAACGGCGACGACGTCCGGGTGGCGGGCGTCAAGGTCGGCACCGTCAAGGACATCGAGATCATCAAGAACAACCGTGCGCTGGTGACCTTCACGGTCGACGCGGAGACCCGCCTCGACGACGCGACCCACGCGACCATCCGCTTCCGCAACCTGATCGGGCAGCGCTACATCGCGCTCACCCAGGAGGGCCAGCCCGGTGACGAGCTGGAGGAGGAGGACACGATCCCGGTCGCGCGCACCCAGCCTGCGCTCGACCTGACCGTGCTGTTCAACGGGTTCAAGCCGTTGTTCGAGGCGCTCTCGCCCGACGACATCAACAAGCTGTCCTACGAGATCGTGCAGGTGTTCCAGGGCGAGGGCGGCACCCTCGAAAGCCTCCTCTCGAGCACGGCCTCTCTGACCCAGACCCTCGCCGACCGCGACCAGGTCATCGGCGAGCTCCTGGACAACCTGACCCACGTCCTCGACCACGTCGCCGACCGTGACGAGCAGCTCGGGCAGCTGATCGTGAGCTTCCAGGACCTCGTGAGCGGGCTCAAGGAGGACCGTCAGGCGATCCTCTCCTCGCTCGACGGGATCTCCTCCCTCGCGGTCGAGACCGCCGGCCTCATCGACGACATCCGCGAGCCGTTCGTCCGTGACATCAAGGTGGCGCGCGAGCTGCTGGCGCGACTCGACCGCCAGAAGGGGGAGATCGACCGCGTGCTCCAGGTGATGCCGATCAAGATCAACAAGTACGGCCGCACCGGCACCTACGGGTCGTGGTTCAACTTCTACCTGTGCCACTTCAAGGGGGAGATCCAGATCGGCGGCGACGTCGTGGTCCCGATCCCCTACTCCACCAACGCGGGCAGGTGCTCGCTGCCATGA
- a CDS encoding PLP-dependent aminotransferase family protein, giving the protein MPADQLAERLTALRADYEDLQAKGLELDLTRGKPGADQLDLSEGLLSLPTGHRDRSGADVRNYGGLEGLTEIREVFADLLGVDTAQVVAGGNSSLTMMYQVVTWLLLHGAPDSPRPWSQEEKVTFVCPVPGYDRHFTMLAELGIDMVTVPMHDDGPDVPAVRALVADDPSVKGMWLVPTYANPTGAVCSTEVAADLMAMPTAAPDFRILWDNAYVVHHLTDVETKSADALGLASASGHPNRPIMFASTSKITFAGAGVAALAASPENKAWYLKRLSYAAIGPDKVNQLRHVEFFGDADGVRAHMRKHRDLIAPKFAAVQEALSARLDGLGVATWSQPVGGYFVDLNVMDGTAARVVQLAKEAGIALTPAGSAFPYGNDPDDRNIRLAPTFPALAEVEAAMAGVAVCVELAAVEKLTAPVVE; this is encoded by the coding sequence ATGCCCGCCGACCAGCTCGCCGAGCGCCTCACCGCGCTGCGCGCCGACTACGAGGACCTCCAGGCGAAGGGCCTCGAGCTCGACCTCACCCGCGGCAAGCCCGGCGCCGACCAGCTCGACCTGTCCGAGGGCCTGCTGAGCCTGCCGACCGGTCACCGGGACCGCTCCGGCGCCGACGTGCGCAACTACGGCGGCCTCGAGGGCCTCACCGAGATCCGCGAGGTCTTCGCCGACCTGCTCGGTGTCGACACCGCGCAGGTCGTTGCCGGCGGGAACTCGAGCCTGACGATGATGTACCAGGTCGTCACCTGGCTGCTCCTGCACGGCGCTCCCGACTCCCCGCGGCCGTGGTCGCAGGAGGAGAAGGTCACCTTCGTCTGCCCTGTCCCGGGTTACGACCGGCACTTCACGATGCTGGCCGAGCTCGGCATCGACATGGTGACCGTGCCGATGCACGACGACGGCCCGGACGTCCCGGCCGTGCGCGCCCTGGTCGCGGACGACCCCTCGGTGAAGGGGATGTGGCTGGTGCCGACGTACGCCAACCCGACCGGGGCGGTGTGCTCGACCGAGGTCGCGGCCGACCTGATGGCGATGCCGACCGCCGCGCCGGACTTCCGGATCCTGTGGGACAACGCGTACGTCGTCCACCACCTGACCGACGTGGAGACCAAGAGCGCGGACGCGCTCGGTCTCGCCTCGGCCTCCGGCCACCCCAACCGGCCGATCATGTTCGCGTCGACGTCGAAGATCACCTTCGCCGGCGCCGGCGTGGCCGCACTGGCGGCGTCGCCGGAGAACAAGGCGTGGTACCTCAAGCGCCTCTCGTACGCCGCGATCGGCCCCGACAAGGTCAACCAGCTGCGCCACGTCGAGTTCTTCGGCGACGCCGACGGCGTACGCGCGCACATGCGCAAGCACCGGGACCTGATCGCGCCCAAGTTCGCCGCGGTGCAGGAGGCGCTCAGCGCCCGGCTCGACGGGCTCGGCGTCGCGACCTGGAGCCAACCCGTGGGCGGCTACTTCGTCGACCTCAACGTGATGGACGGCACCGCCGCCCGCGTCGTCCAGCTCGCCAAGGAGGCCGGCATCGCCCTCACCCCGGCCGGCTCCGCCTTCCCCTACGGCAACGACCCCGACGACCGCAACATCCGGCTCGCTCCCACGTTCCCCGCGCTGGCCGAGGTCGAGGCCGCCATGGCCGGGGTCGCGGTGTGCGTGGAGCTCGCCGCAGTCGAGAAGCTCACCGCTCCGGTGGTCGAGTAG
- the rplK gene encoding 50S ribosomal protein L11, with amino-acid sequence MPPKKKIAALVKVQLQAGAATPAPPVGTALGPHGVNIMDFCKAYNAQTESMRGNVIPVEITIYEDRSFDFITKTPPAAELIKKAAGLKKGSGVPQKDKVGKLTKDQVREIALTKMPDLNANDIEAAMKIVEGTARSMGVTTDY; translated from the coding sequence ATGCCTCCCAAGAAGAAGATCGCCGCGCTGGTCAAGGTGCAGCTGCAGGCGGGTGCCGCCACGCCGGCGCCGCCGGTCGGTACCGCCCTCGGTCCGCACGGCGTCAACATCATGGACTTCTGCAAGGCGTACAACGCCCAGACCGAGTCCATGCGCGGCAACGTCATCCCGGTCGAGATCACGATCTACGAGGACCGGTCGTTCGACTTCATCACCAAGACCCCGCCGGCCGCCGAGCTGATCAAGAAGGCAGCCGGGTTGAAGAAGGGCTCGGGCGTCCCGCAGAAGGACAAGGTCGGCAAGCTGACCAAGGACCAGGTGCGCGAGATCGCCCTCACCAAGATGCCCGACCTCAATGCCAACGACATCGAGGCCGCCATGAAGATCGTCGAGGGCACCGCCCGCTCGATGGGCGTCACCACCGACTACTGA
- a CDS encoding MCE family protein, producing the protein MNPTLLQRVVPLVVIGLLIVAGAVWFFGTGTETKTVTAYFPRTVSLYEGSDVRVLGVPVGKVEEVNPEGTQVEVVMHYDEEVEIPADAQAVIVSPSVVGDRYVQLTPAYEDGAVLEDNTVLEADRTAIPLELDEIYGSLDELTVALGPNGANSEGALTDLLEQTARNFGGQGATFKQTIEDFGDLSTTLENNKEELFSSAERLQAFIETLADNDTTVRRFNQSLGNVSELLSAESDELTAALANLGVALDVVGDFVQENRASLGRNIRGLNRVAKVLVRHREDLNMILRAGPLALNNLGLGYNPQAGTLDSNANIGNLFEQDPKELLCALVSANDPNSTICDLINNLPLPRSAPFGPGTGSRTDDTYDPTLNGLVEASR; encoded by the coding sequence GTGAACCCCACGCTTCTGCAGCGGGTCGTGCCCCTCGTGGTGATCGGTCTGCTCATCGTCGCCGGAGCAGTGTGGTTCTTCGGCACCGGCACCGAGACGAAGACCGTGACGGCGTACTTCCCCCGCACCGTCTCCCTCTACGAGGGCAGCGACGTCCGCGTGCTCGGGGTCCCCGTGGGCAAGGTCGAGGAGGTCAACCCGGAGGGCACCCAGGTCGAGGTCGTCATGCACTACGACGAGGAGGTCGAGATCCCCGCCGACGCGCAGGCCGTCATCGTGTCGCCGTCGGTCGTGGGCGACCGATACGTCCAGCTGACGCCGGCCTACGAAGACGGCGCGGTCCTCGAGGACAACACGGTCCTGGAGGCGGACCGCACCGCGATCCCGCTCGAGCTCGACGAGATCTACGGCAGCCTCGACGAGCTGACCGTCGCGCTCGGTCCCAACGGCGCCAACTCCGAGGGCGCGCTGACCGACCTCCTGGAGCAGACCGCCCGGAACTTCGGTGGCCAGGGCGCCACGTTCAAGCAGACGATCGAGGACTTCGGCGACCTCAGCACCACCCTCGAGAACAACAAGGAAGAGCTGTTCTCCTCGGCCGAGCGGCTCCAGGCCTTCATCGAGACCCTGGCCGACAACGACACCACCGTCCGCCGCTTCAACCAGTCCCTGGGCAACGTGTCCGAGCTGCTCTCGGCCGAGAGCGACGAGCTCACCGCCGCGCTGGCCAACCTCGGCGTGGCGCTCGACGTCGTCGGTGACTTCGTCCAGGAGAACAGGGCATCGCTCGGCCGCAACATCCGCGGCCTCAACCGGGTCGCGAAGGTCCTGGTCAGGCACCGCGAGGACCTCAACATGATCCTGCGCGCCGGCCCGTTGGCCCTCAACAACCTCGGTCTCGGGTACAACCCGCAGGCCGGCACCCTCGACTCCAACGCCAACATCGGCAACCTGTTCGAGCAGGACCCGAAGGAGCTCCTGTGCGCGCTGGTGTCGGCGAACGACCCCAATTCCACCATCTGCGACCTGATCAACAACCTGCCGCTGCCGCGCAGCGCGCCGTTCGGTCCAGGCACCGGTTCGCGGACCGACGACACCTACGACCCGACGCTCAACGGTCTGGTGGAGGCGTCCCGATGA
- a CDS encoding MlaE family ABC transporter permease: protein MSSTVARALRPVGTAGKLFAFALDVARGLFRRPFQLREFLQQAWFIASVTIIPTALVAIPFGAVIALQVGGLIKQFGAQSFTGTASVLAVIQQAGPIATALLIAGAGGSAIAADLGARKIREELDAMMVLGIDPIQRLVAPRVLACMLVAVFLNGMVSVVGVAGGYVFNVVLQDGTPGAYLASFTALAQLPDVWVGMIKALIFGLIAAIVAAYKGMNAAGGPKGVGDAVNESVVITFLLLFVVNFIISTIYLQVVPPKTG, encoded by the coding sequence ATGTCATCGACGGTTGCGCGGGCTCTCAGGCCTGTCGGCACCGCCGGCAAGCTCTTCGCCTTCGCCCTTGACGTTGCGCGCGGACTGTTCCGGCGTCCTTTCCAGCTGCGCGAGTTCCTGCAGCAGGCGTGGTTCATCGCGTCGGTCACGATCATCCCGACGGCGCTGGTCGCGATCCCGTTCGGGGCGGTCATCGCGCTCCAGGTCGGCGGCCTGATCAAGCAGTTCGGCGCGCAGTCGTTCACCGGCACCGCCTCCGTGCTGGCGGTGATCCAGCAGGCCGGCCCGATCGCGACCGCGCTGCTCATCGCGGGCGCCGGCGGCTCAGCCATCGCGGCCGACCTCGGCGCGCGGAAGATCCGTGAAGAGCTCGACGCGATGATGGTGCTGGGCATCGACCCGATCCAGCGCCTCGTCGCGCCCCGCGTGCTCGCGTGCATGCTCGTCGCGGTCTTCCTCAACGGCATGGTCAGCGTCGTCGGCGTCGCGGGCGGTTACGTCTTCAACGTCGTCCTCCAGGACGGCACACCGGGTGCCTACCTCGCCAGCTTCACCGCCCTGGCCCAGCTGCCGGACGTGTGGGTCGGAATGATCAAGGCGCTCATCTTCGGCCTGATCGCCGCGATCGTCGCCGCCTACAAGGGCATGAACGCCGCCGGCGGCCCGAAGGGCGTCGGCGACGCCGTGAACGAGTCCGTCGTCATCACCTTCCTGCTCCTGTTCGTCGTCAACTTCATCATCAGCACGATCTACCTCCAAGTCGTGCCTCCGAAGACGGGTTGA
- the rplA gene encoding 50S ribosomal protein L1 encodes MQRSKTYRAAAETFNKDELYAPLAAIKIAKSTSKKKFDETVDVVMRLGVDPRKADQMVRGTVNLPHGTGKTARVLVFANADKAEAAREAGADIVGGDELIDKVAGGWLDFDAVVATPDMMGKVGRLGRVLGPRGLMPNPKTGTVTPDPAKAVSDIKGGKIEFRVDRHANLHFIIGKASFGETQLVENYAAALEEVLRLKPASSKGRYLKKVTVSTTMGPGVQVDPNRVKNVTVEDDASAG; translated from the coding sequence ATGCAGCGCAGCAAGACCTACCGCGCGGCAGCGGAGACGTTCAACAAGGACGAGCTCTACGCGCCGCTGGCCGCGATCAAGATCGCCAAGTCCACCAGCAAGAAGAAGTTCGACGAGACCGTCGACGTGGTGATGCGCCTCGGCGTCGACCCGCGCAAGGCGGACCAGATGGTGCGCGGCACCGTCAACCTACCGCACGGCACCGGCAAGACGGCTCGCGTCCTCGTGTTCGCGAACGCCGACAAGGCCGAGGCCGCCCGTGAGGCCGGCGCCGACATCGTCGGTGGCGACGAGCTCATCGACAAGGTGGCCGGCGGCTGGCTCGACTTCGACGCCGTCGTCGCGACCCCGGACATGATGGGCAAGGTCGGCCGTCTCGGTCGCGTCCTCGGCCCCCGCGGCCTGATGCCGAACCCGAAGACCGGCACCGTCACCCCGGACCCGGCCAAGGCCGTCTCCGACATCAAGGGCGGCAAGATCGAGTTCCGCGTCGACCGCCACGCCAACCTGCACTTCATCATCGGCAAGGCGTCGTTCGGGGAGACCCAGCTGGTCGAGAACTACGCCGCCGCCCTCGAGGAGGTGCTGCGGCTCAAGCCGGCCAGCTCCAAGGGCCGCTACCTCAAGAAGGTCACCGTCTCCACGACCATGGGCCCCGGTGTCCAGGTCGACCCCAACCGGGTCAAGAACGTCACGGTGGAGGATGACGCCTCCGCCGGCTGA
- a CDS encoding MCE family protein encodes MSMKPFRERNPVVIGAASFAVLALLFVVAFRAQDLPLIGGGDTYYAEFEESGGLKVNDEVRVAGVRVGKVNSIELEDGKVKVGFQIKTDAEFGDETRAAIKVKTILGSMFLSVEPAGDGDLEEEGTIPVERTSSPFDVVEAFEGLAETSADIDTDQLAASLTTLADLTRNTPEEFRAALEGVSALSEVVASRDEEINTLLVSLRRVSTVLDARDEDIIQLMADADVLFRALIQRRAAIHNILVSTVTLSQELTALVRQSRADLKPALRHLESVLAVVHKNEDNLDRSLELMAPFYRVFANVFGNGPWWDTYIANFPPVPNVVGGRP; translated from the coding sequence ATGAGCATGAAGCCGTTCCGGGAGCGCAACCCGGTCGTCATCGGAGCCGCGAGCTTCGCCGTGCTGGCGCTGCTCTTCGTGGTCGCGTTCCGTGCCCAGGACCTCCCGCTCATCGGCGGGGGCGACACCTACTACGCGGAGTTCGAGGAGTCCGGCGGCCTCAAGGTGAACGACGAGGTGCGGGTGGCCGGTGTGCGGGTCGGCAAGGTGAACTCGATCGAGCTCGAGGACGGCAAGGTCAAGGTCGGTTTCCAGATCAAGACCGATGCGGAGTTCGGCGACGAGACCCGCGCCGCGATCAAGGTGAAGACCATCCTCGGCTCGATGTTCCTCTCCGTCGAGCCCGCCGGCGACGGCGACCTCGAGGAGGAAGGCACCATCCCGGTCGAGCGGACCAGCTCGCCGTTCGACGTGGTCGAAGCGTTCGAGGGCCTGGCCGAGACGTCCGCCGACATCGACACCGACCAGCTCGCGGCATCGCTGACGACCCTGGCCGACCTGACCCGCAACACCCCGGAGGAGTTCCGGGCGGCGCTCGAGGGCGTGTCCGCGTTGTCGGAGGTCGTTGCCTCCCGCGACGAGGAGATCAACACCTTGCTCGTCAGCCTCCGGCGGGTGTCCACCGTGCTCGACGCGCGGGACGAGGACATCATCCAGCTCATGGCCGACGCCGACGTCCTGTTCCGGGCCCTGATCCAGCGCCGCGCCGCGATCCACAACATCCTGGTATCGACGGTCACGCTGAGCCAGGAGCTCACCGCGCTGGTGCGCCAGTCCCGCGCCGACCTCAAGCCGGCCCTGCGTCACCTGGAGTCGGTGCTGGCCGTGGTCCACAAGAACGAGGACAACCTGGACCGGTCGCTCGAGCTGATGGCGCCGTTCTACCGGGTCTTCGCCAACGTCTTCGGCAACGGCCCCTGGTGGGACACCTACATCGCGAACTTCCCGCCGGTGCCGAACGTGGTGGGTGGTCGCCCGTGA
- a CDS encoding MlaE family ABC transporter permease: MANVKAIYERPLKGLDTLGHELSFYIRVILAVPRTISHYPREIVRLLAEVTLGSGALAVIGGTIGVILGMTFFTGAQVGLSGYAALNQLGTAAFAGFVSAYFNTREIAPLVAGIALAATVGCGFTAQLGAMRISEEVDALEVMAIPSMRFLVATRVVAGLIAIVPLYVVGLLSSYVASRLVVTAYYGQSSGTYDHYFNQFLPPGDVLWSFGKVLVFSVVVILIHCYHGYTASGGPAGVGVAVGRAVRTSIVAINVIDLFLSMAIWGTTTTVRLAG, from the coding sequence ATGGCGAACGTGAAGGCGATCTACGAGCGGCCGCTCAAGGGGCTCGACACCCTCGGGCACGAGCTCTCGTTCTACATCCGCGTCATCCTGGCGGTGCCGCGCACCATCTCGCACTACCCGCGCGAGATCGTGCGGCTCCTGGCCGAGGTCACCCTCGGCTCCGGCGCGCTGGCTGTCATCGGCGGCACCATCGGCGTCATCCTCGGCATGACGTTCTTCACCGGCGCCCAGGTCGGGCTGTCCGGCTACGCAGCGCTCAACCAGCTCGGCACCGCGGCGTTCGCGGGCTTCGTGTCCGCCTACTTCAACACTCGTGAGATCGCGCCGCTCGTCGCCGGCATCGCGCTGGCGGCCACGGTCGGGTGCGGCTTCACCGCCCAGCTCGGTGCGATGCGGATCTCCGAGGAGGTCGACGCCCTCGAGGTGATGGCGATCCCCTCGATGCGCTTCCTCGTCGCGACCCGCGTCGTGGCCGGCCTGATCGCGATCGTGCCGCTGTACGTCGTGGGCCTGCTGTCGTCGTACGTCGCCAGCCGGCTGGTCGTGACCGCCTACTACGGCCAGTCGTCCGGCACCTACGACCATTACTTCAACCAATTCCTTCCACCCGGCGACGTCCTGTGGTCGTTCGGCAAGGTGCTGGTGTTCTCGGTCGTCGTGATCCTGATCCACTGCTACCACGGCTACACCGCGTCCGGCGGCCCCGCCGGGGTGGGAGTCGCGGTGGGCCGGGCGGTGCGGACCAGCATCGTCGCGATCAATGTCATCGACCTGTTCCTGTCGATGGCCATCTGGGGCACCACAACGACCGTCAGGTTGGCGGGGTGA
- a CDS encoding ABC transporter ATP-binding protein: MGVDVAVTNLTKQFGKQLIWKGVSLTLPAGEISVMLGPSGTGKSVFLKALIGLIKPDEGSILIEGTDIASCSEKELYEVRKLFGVLFQDGAMFGSMNLYDNVAFPLREHTKKTESEIRDIVMEKMDLVGLLGAEFKLPGEISGGMRKRAGLARALVLDPEILLIDEPDSGLDPVRTSFINQLFIDLNAQIDATFLIVTHDVHSVRVVPDQIGLLYHKHLAMYGPREMLLSSDEPVVRQFLNAQTVGPIGMSEEKDADQLAAEKDMDLPPLPPIPLQLEPSNGIPRRSQRPPGEWCRQNGITPPPGSFTKEAEHATGSQQARG; the protein is encoded by the coding sequence ATGGGCGTCGATGTGGCAGTGACGAACTTGACCAAGCAGTTCGGGAAGCAGCTCATCTGGAAGGGCGTATCGCTCACGCTCCCTGCCGGCGAGATCTCCGTGATGCTGGGCCCGTCCGGCACCGGCAAGTCCGTGTTCCTGAAGGCCCTGATCGGCCTGATCAAGCCCGACGAGGGCTCGATCCTCATCGAGGGCACCGACATCGCCTCCTGCTCCGAGAAGGAGCTCTACGAGGTGCGCAAGCTGTTCGGGGTGCTGTTCCAGGACGGCGCGATGTTCGGCTCGATGAACCTCTACGACAACGTCGCCTTCCCGTTGCGCGAGCACACCAAGAAGACCGAGTCCGAGATCCGCGACATCGTCATGGAGAAGATGGACCTGGTCGGTCTCCTCGGCGCCGAGTTCAAGCTCCCCGGCGAGATCTCGGGCGGCATGCGCAAGCGGGCCGGCCTCGCCCGCGCGCTCGTCCTCGACCCGGAGATCCTCCTCATCGACGAGCCGGACTCGGGCCTCGACCCGGTCCGCACGTCGTTCATCAACCAGCTCTTCATCGACCTGAACGCCCAGATCGACGCCACCTTCCTGATCGTGACGCACGACGTCCACAGCGTCCGGGTGGTGCCCGACCAGATCGGCCTGCTCTACCACAAGCACCTCGCGATGTACGGCCCCCGCGAGATGCTGCTCTCCTCCGACGAGCCCGTCGTGCGGCAGTTCCTCAACGCACAGACGGTCGGCCCGATCGGCATGTCGGAGGAGAAGGACGCCGACCAGCTCGCAGCGGAGAAGGACATGGACCTGCCGCCGCTGCCACCGATCCCACTCCAGCTCGAGCCGTCGAACGGCATTCCCCGGCGCAGCCAGCGGCCGCCCGGTGAATGGTGTCGGCAGAACGGCATCACCCCGCCTCCTGGGTCGTTCACCAAAGAGGCCGAGCACGCGACCGGCTCCCAGCAGGCGCGCGGCTGA
- the rplJ gene encoding 50S ribosomal protein L10: MARADKQAAVAEIAESFGDAAGAVLTEYRGLTVKQLQDLRRSLGENANYAVVKNTLAKIAAKDAGIEGFDELLTGPTAIAFITGDVVEAAKGLRDFAKANPTLVIKGGVLDGKALEPAEIAKLADLESREVLLGKLAGAMLASLSQAVYLLNAPLAQAARLAGALQAKAAEDPSILAGGAGTPVAAEEAAAKEAPAEEAAETAEAPADEAPAEEAAPSESAAPDDTAASDEGDTADA; encoded by the coding sequence ATGGCGCGGGCAGACAAGCAGGCCGCCGTCGCGGAGATCGCTGAGTCGTTCGGCGACGCCGCCGGTGCTGTGCTGACCGAGTACCGCGGTCTCACCGTGAAGCAGCTGCAGGACCTGCGGCGCTCCCTCGGCGAGAACGCCAACTACGCCGTGGTCAAGAACACGCTGGCCAAGATCGCCGCCAAGGACGCGGGGATCGAGGGCTTCGACGAGCTCCTCACCGGCCCGACCGCCATCGCCTTCATCACCGGCGACGTCGTCGAGGCCGCGAAGGGTCTGCGTGACTTTGCCAAGGCCAACCCCACCCTTGTCATCAAGGGTGGTGTTCTGGACGGCAAGGCCCTCGAGCCGGCCGAGATCGCCAAGCTGGCCGATCTCGAGTCCCGCGAGGTCCTCCTGGGCAAGCTGGCGGGCGCGATGCTCGCCTCGCTGAGCCAGGCCGTCTACCTCCTCAACGCGCCGCTCGCCCAGGCCGCCCGTCTCGCGGGTGCGCTCCAGGCGAAGGCCGCTGAGGACCCCTCGATCCTCGCAGGTGGTGCTGGTACGCCGGTCGCCGCCGAGGAGGCCGCTGCGAAGGAGGCGCCTGCTGAAGAGGCAGCCGAGACCGCCGAGGCCCCCGCTGACGAGGCTCCCGCCGAGGAGGCGGCTCCTTCGGAGTCCGCCGCCCCGGATGACACGGCTGCCTCCGACGAGGGCGACACCGCCGACGCCTGA
- a CDS encoding MCE family protein, with the protein MMDKALAAYKTLGVIFICLLIVGVWLTYAIFTKKFADYEEIKLETTSVGLQLPSRADVKIRGVIVGEVLEADTGEQGAELKLGIYPDELDSIPANVTGAIVPKTLFGEKYVSLVIPESGPQGQMKAGTTITKTDMGTEVEEVLNDLYPLLEAVRPADLNATLSALATALEGRGSQLGENLETVDSYLKRINPEIPALLEDLRLTAQVSDLYADILPEVAQILDDTIVTTGTLEEKEATLNSALRDIRSFADTARGFLARNGGLIKEANDLTATQLDLLARYAPEFPCFFKGLTNIAPRIASMFRGFELHIVLEALPQQPRHYTVADRPKFGDFTGPRCYSLPNPPWSQENPFTNVPNFDDGVDEPTGKGTMRVAPGFDNPVGYRGTPEDVAMLRQLLRGTYGEGADSGLGVLLAGPIVAEAGDR; encoded by the coding sequence ATGATGGACAAGGCCCTCGCGGCGTACAAGACCCTCGGCGTGATCTTCATCTGCCTGCTGATCGTCGGTGTCTGGCTGACGTACGCCATCTTCACCAAGAAGTTCGCCGACTACGAGGAGATCAAGCTGGAGACGACGTCGGTCGGTCTCCAGCTCCCCAGCCGCGCCGACGTGAAGATCCGCGGCGTGATCGTCGGCGAGGTCCTCGAAGCCGACACCGGCGAGCAGGGCGCCGAGCTGAAGCTCGGCATCTACCCGGACGAGCTGGACAGCATCCCCGCCAACGTCACCGGCGCGATCGTCCCCAAGACCCTCTTCGGCGAGAAGTACGTCTCTCTCGTCATCCCCGAGAGCGGACCGCAGGGCCAGATGAAGGCCGGCACCACGATCACCAAGACCGACATGGGCACCGAGGTCGAGGAGGTCCTCAACGACCTCTACCCGCTGTTGGAGGCGGTGCGGCCCGCCGACCTCAACGCGACCCTGTCCGCACTCGCGACCGCGCTCGAGGGCCGGGGTTCCCAGCTCGGCGAGAACCTCGAGACCGTCGACTCCTACCTGAAGCGGATCAATCCCGAGATCCCCGCGCTGCTCGAGGACCTGAGGCTGACGGCCCAGGTCTCCGACCTGTACGCCGACATCCTTCCCGAGGTCGCGCAGATCCTCGACGACACGATCGTCACCACGGGCACGCTGGAGGAGAAGGAGGCGACGCTCAACAGCGCGCTGCGCGACATCCGCTCCTTCGCCGACACGGCGCGGGGCTTCCTCGCCCGCAACGGTGGTCTGATCAAGGAAGCCAACGACCTCACCGCGACCCAGCTCGACCTGCTCGCCCGGTACGCGCCGGAGTTCCCCTGCTTCTTCAAGGGCCTGACCAACATCGCTCCCCGGATCGCCTCGATGTTCCGGGGCTTCGAGCTGCACATCGTGCTCGAGGCGCTGCCCCAGCAGCCGCGGCACTACACCGTCGCCGACCGGCCGAAGTTCGGCGACTTCACCGGCCCCCGGTGCTACAGCCTGCCGAACCCGCCGTGGAGCCAGGAGAACCCCTTCACCAACGTGCCCAACTTCGACGACGGCGTCGACGAGCCGACCGGCAAGGGCACGATGCGCGTCGCGCCGGGCTTCGACAACCCGGTGGGCTACCGCGGGACGCCCGAGGACGTGGCCATGCTGAGGCAGCTGCTCAGGGGGACGTACGGCGAGGGCGCGGACTCCGGGCTCGGCGTGCTGCTGGCGGGGCCGATCGTCGCCGAGGCGGGTGATCGCTGA
- the rplL gene encoding 50S ribosomal protein L7/L12, which translates to MAKLTTDELLDAFKEMTLIELSEFVKQFEETFGVTAAAPVAVAAAPAAGGAAAGGDEAAAAQDEFDVILEAAGDKKINVIKEVRALTSLGLKEAKDLVEGAPKPVLEKATKDAAEKAKEALEAAGATVTLK; encoded by the coding sequence ATGGCGAAGCTCACCACTGACGAGCTGCTCGACGCGTTCAAGGAGATGACCCTCATCGAGCTCTCCGAGTTCGTGAAGCAGTTCGAGGAGACCTTCGGGGTCACCGCTGCTGCTCCGGTCGCCGTTGCTGCCGCCCCCGCCGCCGGCGGTGCCGCTGCCGGTGGCGACGAGGCCGCTGCCGCGCAGGACGAGTTCGACGTCATCCTCGAGGCCGCCGGTGACAAGAAGATCAACGTCATCAAGGAGGTGCGCGCGCTGACCTCGCTCGGCCTCAAGGAGGCCAAGGACCTGGTCGAGGGTGCGCCCAAGCCGGTCCTCGAGAAGGCCACCAAGGACGCTGCGGAGAAGGCGAAGGAGGCCCTCGAGGCCGCCGGCGCCACCGTCACCCTCAAGTGA